The Henckelia pumila isolate YLH828 chromosome 2, ASM3356847v2, whole genome shotgun sequence genome includes a window with the following:
- the LOC140878085 gene encoding probable E3 ubiquitin-protein ligase ATL44 has protein sequence MARSHRRLMEEAAGRINRTGSTDPSNINNYSGDAAGSSEDDFDTSMLIIMAVLLFALLFAFGLNLIVRCGMRQLIDDGSGSPQQSAACMGLKKRTLSRISVDVYSSSTGISKGSSSECPICLGEFVDGERVRVLPICGHGFHMCCIDKWLLSHSSCPNCRASLLELELP, from the coding sequence ATGGCTCGATCTCATCGACGCCTGATGGAGGAGGCTGCAGGCCGGATCAACCGCACCGGCTCGACCGATCCTTCGAACATTAATAATTACTCCGGGGATGCTGCGGGCAGCTCGGAAGATGATTTCGATACTAGCATGCTGATCATCATGGCGGTGTTGCTTTTCGCGTTATTATTCGCGTTCGGGTTGAACTTGATCGTTAGATGTGGCATGCGGCAGTTGATTGATGATGGGAGTGGCTCACCGCAACAATCCGCGGCCTGCATGGGGCTGAAGAAGCGCACGCTGAGCCGGATATCCGTGGACGTGTACAGTTCGTCCACGGGGATTTCGAAAGGTAGCAGCAGCGAGTGCCCGATTTGTTTGGGGGAGTTTGTGGATGGGGAGAGGGTCCGTGTTCTGCCGATATGCGGCCATGGGTTCCATATGTGTTGCATAGATAAGTGGCTGCTCTCGCATTCGTCCTGCCCGAATTGTCGCGCGTCGTTGCTCGAGCTCGAGTTGCCCTAG
- the LOC140882290 gene encoding protein FATTY ACID EXPORT 3, chloroplastic, giving the protein MTLRPPPSAALGLQPFLKTTASCRLSFSPPAPGGFSPNLLQLGRRISRNRSLLVPAVSHEESKPSDIGIEDEGLKVGAEESHVVWQQMLKSFKEQSLKLQSVSKEAYKIYSEKAMIVLQETSGKLKIQAEKASKDLSVIAKEITEESKEYFATAADNYPEPVKDIVDTFASSHDELNDVSKVRDFYVGIPYGAFLSFGGFLSFMLTGSIPAIRFGIILGGALLALSISSLQSWKKGDSAPLVLKGQAAIATILFLRQLRLLSMRPFIFNIFTSIVSGGVAAFYLYRIIRDRDQPREPNSEARLQD; this is encoded by the exons ATGACTCTCCGTCCGCCGCCGTCCGCCGCCCTGGGCCTTCAACCTTTCCTCAAAACCACCGCTAGCTGTAGGCTTTCCTTTTCGCCGCCTGCTCCTGGAGGCTTCTCTCCCAATTTGCTACAGTTGGGCCGCCGAATTTCGCGGAATCGCTCGCTGCTCGTGCCTGCCGTTTCTCATGAGGAATCG AAGCCTTCAGATATTGGCATAGAGGATGAGGGTTTGAAAGTGGGAGCTGAGGAATCACATGTGGTATGGCAGCAGATGCTCAAATCCTTTAAAGAACAATCCTTAAAGTTGCAGAGTGTATCTAAAGAAGCATATAAAATTTATAGTGAAAAGGCTATGATCGTATTACAAGAAACTTCTGGAAAATTGAAAATTCAAGCTGAAAAAGCAAGCAAGGATCTGAGTGTCATTGCAAAAGAAATTACTGAAGAAAGCAAAGAATACTTCGCCACAGCTGCAGATAATTACCCAGAGCCTGTGAAGGATATTGTTGACACCTTTGCTTCTTCCCACGATGAGTTGAATGATGTCTCTAAAGTACGGGACTTCTATGTAGGAATACCTTATG GTGCTTTTCTCTCTTTTGGAGGCTTTCTTTCTTTCATGCTCACTGGAAGTATACCTGCCATCAGGTTTGGTATTATACTTGGCGGTGCTCTTTTGGCATTGAGTATATCAAGTTTGCAATCTTGGAAAAAGGGGGATTCAGCACCTCTAGTCTTGAAAGGGCAAGCAG CAATTGCCACCATATTATTTCTGAGACAATTGCGCTTGTTGTCTATG CGGCCATTTATATTCAACATTTTCACATCCATTGTCAG CGGTGGAGTAGCTGCATTCTATCTCTACAGGATCATCAGAGATAGAGATCAGCCAAGGGAGCCTAATTCAGAAGCACGGTTACAggattaa